Within the Pseudomonadota bacterium genome, the region CGCCGCCGTGGTCGACGAGGCCCGTCGGTGCCTCGAGGACCTCCAGAAGCGCGTCAGTGTGCCCTCGACCGTCAGCGTCGAGCGGGGAGTGGCGTCAGAGTCGATTCTCGCCTACGCCAAGGAGAATGCCATCGACCTCATCGTGATGGCGACCCACGGTCGCCGTGGGTTTGCGCGCATGCTCGTGGGCAGCACAACGGAGACGGTGCTGCGGCGCGCCCCCTGCCCCGTGATCTCGATTCGACCCGAGAAGGCGGTGCAACCACCGGAGAGTGCACCTGCGGAAGCCGAGAAGAAGAAAGCCGAGACCTAGCCTCCCGTCGCCCCTCGTTTTGCTACAGAGATACCGGCGATGGTCACCCGGTCAGGCTCGTCAGAGATGGTCTGGACCTGGACCGGGCGTGCATTGGCCTGCCTCGTGGCCGCCAGCTCGGCGCTGATACGCTCTGTTGCGGTCTGCAACGCCACCTGGTAGCGCTGCTCGTCTC harbors:
- a CDS encoding universal stress protein — translated: MIVNIRNILVPTDLSEACDKALDYASQLATVFNATLHLLHVIEMPVVADPMPGSLMWPYPSAAVVDEARRCLEDLQKRVSVPSTVSVERGVASESILAYAKENAIDLIVMATHGRRGFARMLVGSTTETVLRRAPCPVISIRPEKAVQPPESAPAEAEKKKAET